From a single Paramormyrops kingsleyae isolate MSU_618 chromosome 14, PKINGS_0.4, whole genome shotgun sequence genomic region:
- the LOC111857673 gene encoding zinc finger BED domain-containing protein 4-like isoform X2: MSAIWKYFTLETTTSSTAICNLCKIKVSRGGSSVAVYNTTNLIKHLKNHHTEEHEEFRQAKQKKDEESKKQLTLPEAYSRHEKLPNNSPKAAKITEKVLEFIVLDDQPLSVVDNVGFRRLMEYLEPRYSLPSQKYISETALPEQYSRVMTLIEEQVKDAQSMSFTADIWSSAVCPMSLLSVTVHWVNPQSYDFQNVVLQVKGLCGSQTSTSISTVIREMLELTRNISSSTSTTADVIPAISVLERLLSRQDDSDTGIKSMKTTLLQAVNRRFGEVQDEPLYSIATLLDPRYKDRYFTRKDTAKSAKDALAREVEKMEEILQRTSTIVGEPAAKLLCLEAARPSTSTSQCSLSSLFEEILEEHEDPTAGRSITSTSSQIQTYLAEQTIPRSDSPFQYWRINQHRFPALAATAVKFLCAPSTSVESERLFSTVSNVIGERSRRLTADKAEMLFFLKKNLPLVLK, from the exons ATGTCTGcaatctggaagtattttacgcTTGAAACAACAACTAGTAGCAccgcgatttgcaatctttgtaaaatcaAAGTTTCAAGAGGCGGAAGTAGCGTCGCGGTGTACAACACAACGAATTTAATCAAGCACCTTAAAAATCATCACACGGAGGAACATGAGGAGTTCAGACAAGCCAAACAGAAAAAAGACGAAGAGTCGAAAAAACAACTGACTCTGCCCGAAGCCTATAGTCGTCACGAAAAACTTCCAAACAATAGCCCGAAAGCGGCGAAAATAACAGAAAAGGTACTAGAATTCATTGTTTTGGATGATCAGCCACTGTCTGTCGTAGACAATGTGGGATTTCGTCGCCTGATGGAGTATCTAGAACCAAGGTACAGTTTACCATCTCAGAAATACATTTCGGAGACAGCATTGCCTGAACAGTACTCTAGAGTGATGACGCTCATTGAGGAACAAGTAAAAGATGCGCAGTCGATGAGCTTCACTGCAGATATTTGGAGCTCGGCTGTGTGCCCCATGTCTCTCTTAAGTGTAACTGTGCACTGGGTGAACCCGCAAAGCTACGACTTTCAGAATGTGGTGCTACAAGTTAAAGGACTTTGTGGATCACAAACTAGCACTTCAATTTCAACTGTCATCAGAGAAATGCTGG AGCTGACCAGAAACATAAGCTCATCCACCTCCACCACAGCTGACGTTATTCCAGCTATCAGTGTTCTGGAGCGTCTGCTGTCTCGGCAGGACGATTCTGACACCGGGATCAAAAGCATGAAAACTACGCTGCTACAAGCTGTCAACAGACGATTCGGCGAAGTCCAAGATGAACCGCTTTACTCGATTGCCACTTTACTCGATCCACGATACAAAGACAG ATACTTCACAAGAAAAGACACGGCCAAGTCTGCAAAGGATGCTCTGGCACGAGAGGTTGAGAAGATGGAGGAAATTCTGCAGAGGACATCAACCATAGTAGGTGAGCCTGCAGCTAAGCTTCTTTGCCTGGAAGCAGCCAGGCCAAGCACAAGTACAAGCCAGTGCAGCTTAAGCAGTTTGTTTGAAGAAATTTTGGAGGAGCATGAAGATCCCACAGCAGGAAGAAGCATCACAAGCACTTCTAGTCAGATACAGACGTATTTGGCAGAGCAAACTATTCCCCGGTCTGACAGCCCTTTCCAGTATTGGAGAATCAACCAGCATCGGTTTCCTGCCCTCGCTGCAACTGCTGTCAAATTTCTCTGTGCCCCTTCTACCAGTGTTGAAAGTGAACGATTGTTTAGCACAGTGTCCAATGTTATAGGTGAAAGGAGTCGTCGACTAACTGCAGACAAAGCAGAAATGCTGTTCTTCCTAAAGAAAAACTTACCCTTGGTGCTTAAGTGA
- the LOC111857673 gene encoding zinc finger BED domain-containing protein 4-like isoform X1 — protein sequence MSAIWKYFTLETTTSSTAICNLCKIKVSRGGSSVAVYNTTNLIKHLKNHHTEEHEEFRQAKQKKDEESKKQLTLPEAYSRHEKLPNNSPKAAKITEKVLEFIVLDDQPLSVVDNVGFRRLMEYLEPRYSLPSQKYISETALPEQYSRVMTLIEEQVKDAQSMSFTADIWSSAVCPMSLLSVTVHWVNPQSYDFQNVVLQVKGLCGSQTSTSISTVIREMLGKWNISLKKVHTIVRDNASNMKKAMDDLGIASLGCFAQSLQFVIHEGLLSQRSVSDAVASARKIVGHFKHSPLACTLLEDIQTELQMTQKRLKQDVQTRWNSTHQMIASLLEQKRALCAYAADHNLPVKLTANQWALLEKTMNILALFAELTRNISSSTSTTADVIPAISVLERLLSRQDDSDTGIKSMKTTLLQAVNRRFGEVQDEPLYSIATLLDPRYKDRYFTRKDTAKSAKDALAREVEKMEEILQRTSTIVGEPAAKLLCLEAARPSTSTSQCSLSSLFEEILEEHEDPTAGRSITSTSSQIQTYLAEQTIPRSDSPFQYWRINQHRFPALAATAVKFLCAPSTSVESERLFSTVSNVIGERSRRLTADKAEMLFFLKKNLPLVLK from the exons ATGTCTGcaatctggaagtattttacgcTTGAAACAACAACTAGTAGCAccgcgatttgcaatctttgtaaaatcaAAGTTTCAAGAGGCGGAAGTAGCGTCGCGGTGTACAACACAACGAATTTAATCAAGCACCTTAAAAATCATCACACGGAGGAACATGAGGAGTTCAGACAAGCCAAACAGAAAAAAGACGAAGAGTCGAAAAAACAACTGACTCTGCCCGAAGCCTATAGTCGTCACGAAAAACTTCCAAACAATAGCCCGAAAGCGGCGAAAATAACAGAAAAGGTACTAGAATTCATTGTTTTGGATGATCAGCCACTGTCTGTCGTAGACAATGTGGGATTTCGTCGCCTGATGGAGTATCTAGAACCAAGGTACAGTTTACCATCTCAGAAATACATTTCGGAGACAGCATTGCCTGAACAGTACTCTAGAGTGATGACGCTCATTGAGGAACAAGTAAAAGATGCGCAGTCGATGAGCTTCACTGCAGATATTTGGAGCTCGGCTGTGTGCCCCATGTCTCTCTTAAGTGTAACTGTGCACTGGGTGAACCCGCAAAGCTACGACTTTCAGAATGTGGTGCTACAAGTTAAAGGACTTTGTGGATCACAAACTAGCACTTCAATTTCAACTGTCATCAGAGAAATGCTGGGTAAGTGGAATATCTCTCTAAAGAAAGTGCACACAATTGTGCGAGACAACGCAAGcaatatgaaaaaagcaatggatgactTGGGAATCGCTAGCTTGGGCTGCTTTGCGCAATCTCTGCAGTTTGTGATACACGAGGGGCTGCTATCGCAGCGAAGTGTAAGTGACGCTGTTGCCAGTGCGAGaaaaattgtggggcattttaagcattcgccacttgcgtGTACTctcttggaagatattcaaactGAACTGCAAATGACTCagaaacgcttaaaacaagatgtgcaaacgaggtggaacagtacgcaCCAGATGATTGCGAGCCTCCTTGAGCAGAAGAGAGCCCTTTGTGCTTATGCTGCTGACCACAATCTGCCGGTAAAACTTACAGCCAACCAGTGGGCATTACTGGAGAAAACTATGAATATACTTGCCCTGTTTGCAGAGCTGACCAGAAACATAAGCTCATCCACCTCCACCACAGCTGACGTTATTCCAGCTATCAGTGTTCTGGAGCGTCTGCTGTCTCGGCAGGACGATTCTGACACCGGGATCAAAAGCATGAAAACTACGCTGCTACAAGCTGTCAACAGACGATTCGGCGAAGTCCAAGATGAACCGCTTTACTCGATTGCCACTTTACTCGATCCACGATACAAAGACAG ATACTTCACAAGAAAAGACACGGCCAAGTCTGCAAAGGATGCTCTGGCACGAGAGGTTGAGAAGATGGAGGAAATTCTGCAGAGGACATCAACCATAGTAGGTGAGCCTGCAGCTAAGCTTCTTTGCCTGGAAGCAGCCAGGCCAAGCACAAGTACAAGCCAGTGCAGCTTAAGCAGTTTGTTTGAAGAAATTTTGGAGGAGCATGAAGATCCCACAGCAGGAAGAAGCATCACAAGCACTTCTAGTCAGATACAGACGTATTTGGCAGAGCAAACTATTCCCCGGTCTGACAGCCCTTTCCAGTATTGGAGAATCAACCAGCATCGGTTTCCTGCCCTCGCTGCAACTGCTGTCAAATTTCTCTGTGCCCCTTCTACCAGTGTTGAAAGTGAACGATTGTTTAGCACAGTGTCCAATGTTATAGGTGAAAGGAGTCGTCGACTAACTGCAGACAAAGCAGAAATGCTGTTCTTCCTAAAGAAAAACTTACCCTTGGTGCTTAAGTGA